The sequence below is a genomic window from bacterium.
TGAGCTGGCGATTTCACATCAACCGCCAGTATCAGACGTTGGCGACCGGTAGCCCCGAGGAGGCGGCATAGCGTCCTGCCCGCGCCACTGGCAAGGACGAAGCTGGTCCATCAGAGCCACAGCGGCGGACCAGCGCGGGCCGCGTCTGGGCGGCCCAGAAGGCGGTGTCCAACCTCATGAATAAAGTTCCAATGAGGCGTCTCATTAATTATGTTGGCGACTACCGTAGCCGAGGTATAAGGCCAGTTTCCATCCTCGCAGTAGAAATCTAGATCGTTCTGTGGCGTTACCGCGAGATTGTCCGCGACTGTGTAGACTTGAAAGCTGTCGATCCGCACTCGTTCGCGCACCCCATTTGGAGTCTCTGGATTGTAGGTAGATGCTGCTAGTCTATCGTTCATGAGGGCTATATGCTTTTGAATCCAGTCCTCAAATGAAAACGTCAGCGAGTAGGCGCTCTGCTGCTTATTGAAGTCATCATATACGTTCTTGTAGACGAATATCTTAAGCGCCAGGGCGTGGGTGTCGATTGTGAGGTGATTGTTCGAGCTAAAGAGGTCAGGTTGGTTGGGCGTCAGCGCAAAGTCGATCGTACCCACCGCTGCCAACCACGGTCTCTGTAGCTGTAGGGTGAGCTCAGCGCCAGCCGCAAGGGCCGAGTGGCTACCGGTGGCAACCACCGACCCATTTTCTGTCCATGAGTATGAGAATGCGGTACCCTGTTGCCCGCCCTTGTTAATGATATGAGCGATATAGGTCACGGTTTCGGCTGGATTCTGACCCACTGCCGGATCCGGCCATCGCTTTCCATCAGGATGTGCTGTATCAATCACCAGAGCTTCGCAGTTATTTGTTTTGGTTGTCGGCTCGCAAGAGGCGCCGCCGACCGATTCCCAAACCTGATCGCAAAAGCCATGACCGGGACACCCCAGATGGTGGCGGCAGTAGCTTGGATACTTTGGTGTCCGTTCGATATATGTCACATCCAAGTCAAACGTCTGTTGGAGCGTGGATAAGGGCAAGCCTTGGAATAAGAGGCCCGAGGTCGGGAAGCAGTCGCCAGGAACCAGACCGCTTGTTCCGTTGGGCAGCAGTCCAGGGTGCATGCAGACCTGCGCGGAAGCAACCGCGGCAGACAAAGCCCAGGCTACGACGGTTCCAGGCAGGACGTTACGGTACAGCCAATTCATAGTCCCCCCAATATGGTGGGCCGGGCCGGTCCGCGGTTATTGTGAACGGCTATCTTAGGGTTCTGAGGTCGGCTCTATGTCGATCGCGACAAAGACATCGCGATCGAGCAATGTGACGGGCGTCTGTTTCCAGCAACCGATAGGATTGCAGTGCTGAGCTACACTCAATACGTAGTTTCCTGGTGGTATGTTATCGAAGGTGAAGATGCCGTTGGCTAGGGAAGAAGTGAGGCCTAGCGGGGCCAAAACAACGGTGGCGAAGCCAGCCCCACACGGTTCACCAGGAAACTCGTTTACACAGCCCGCCACCTGAAATCCCGGCGAACCGGAGGTGGCGGTTGGCGTGACGGTGGCAGTGGTAGTCGGCATCGGTGTGGCCCGCTCGATATCGATCGCGATAAAGACGTCGCGATCGACAACCGTGATAGGAGTGTCCTTCCAACAGCCGATGGAGTTGCATTTCTGCACCACGCTCAACACATAGTCGCCAGGTGGTATCCCCTCGAACGTGAAGTTGCCGTTCGTGAGAGATGACGTGAGACCGAGGGGTGCCAAAAGGACCGTGGCGAACCCCGTCCCGCATGGTTCTCCCGGGAATTCGTTAACACAGCCCGCGACTGTGAATCTTGGCGAAGCGGGGGTGGGAGTGGGGGCTTCTGTCTGCGTAAGGATAGGCGTGAGGGTCCCCTCAGTAGGAGACGGACTAACAGGAGGGGAACAGCCGTTGAGTGCCGCTCCGACTGCCGCGACGAGCTCCGGGATTGTGATCCTCCCGTCGGAGTCAAGATCCAAGGCCGCACATCCACTAGCGGACTGGACCAGCGCCATTTGAACGCCCGTCAGAAGCTCGTCGATTGCAACCATACCGTTGCCATCGCAGTCGCCGACGCACCGGGCGCTCGCGCCGCTGCCGACTGCGAGCCAAGCTGCAATTACCGCTTTCCCTATAGACCCGATCCGGAACATGGACCCCCTCGGGTTCGAGATCGCGCGTACGTGAGTCCTTTAGCAGGGCGCCGAACGCTGCGGCAATAGGGAATTCCCCAAACGTCCCCGCATGTCCGCGAAATAGCGGTCCTGTGCAGCCAAGCACTGGAGGACGCCGAGGGCGCGGGCTGTCCTACACCTCGGGTCACGCGTTTGTTCCCGACGGGTCCTCGGGTGGTTGGTGACTCGTGCCTGAAGACTGCTGGCCTTCCTTGGACTTCATCCGGTTGATCGACGCAGCATCGAGACGAGTCTTTGCGCGTAGTCCGTATGAGCTGGCGATTTCACATCAACCGCCAGTATCAGACGTTGGCGACCGGTAGCCCCGAGGAGGCGGCATAGCGTCCTGCCCGCGCCACTGGCAAGGACGAAGCTGGTCCATCAGAGCCACAGCGGCGGACCAGCGCGGGCCGCGTCTGGGCGCACGGGGGCGACGACGCGACGCCGGGAGCGCGCCAGGGGTGGCGGAGTCAGCTCGGGTCCGCGGACAGGCAGCTCGGGTGAGGTGGGGGCAGCGGCGGTGGCGGCTGAAGGGGCAATCCGAGGTGCGCCAGGATGCGGGCGATCAGGCGCGGGTCGGCGATGGTCGCCACCAGGCGCCTGCCGCAGGCCGCGCAGGCCAGGACGGCCGGGTGCGCGTTCGTCCGTTCGGACCGGAGTTCGAGGCCGTCCTCGCGGCAGCCACGCTGTCCATCAGCCGCGCCGGCTACAACACCTGCGCCGCGCTGCTGCGAGCGCGGACGCGCGCCGTGCTGGCGCCGGATCCGATCATGTCCGAGCAGACGTTCCGGGCACGGCGCTGTGCCGATCTCGGCTTGGCGCACGTCGTCGAGGGCGACGCGCCGTCGCGCGAGATGCTCGTCGCGGCCATGCGCGCGGCCATCGACGGGCCGCCGCCGCGGCACGACTTCGCTCTCGACGGCGCCATCGAGAGCGAGACGCGCATCGCTGCCACGCTCAACCCGGCGGGGATACCGAGGACTGCGTGAGGGAAGACGTCCGTCCGAGGTGCGGCAAGTAGCGCGACAGGATCGGATCGAAGACGTCGTTGCGATCGTGATAGGCGAAGTAGTCGACGCTGTCGTAGCGCCTCGTCCCCTCCATCATGCGCGACTTTCTGGCGAACTCCTCGCGCGACTTGATCGGATAGTGGTTGATGCGCAGCTGCTCGACCGAGATCTTCGAGCTGGTGCTGTCGGCCGCGAACGGATCGAAATAGCGCACGGCCGGTCCGAGCAGACGGTAGAGAGGTCTGAGCTCTTTCTTGAAGCGCGGCCGCGGGATCGGGCGGACGCGCTCCCCGGTCTCGTCGACGGCGACCTCGCCGCCGCGGTAGGCGAAGTGATGGCAGTTGACCGGCGCCACGGCGCGCCTGGGATCGACGATCGATTTGACGCGTCGATTGCGGATCCAGTCGGCGGGTGCGCGCCGCGGGAAGCGGGCGATGACCGGCTCCGGCGAGGCGTGCATCTGGCCGTTCGAACCGTAGACCTGCCAGCGCACGACGACGCCGGGAAACTCCTCGAAGCGCCGCAGGGTCGGGATCAGTGTCCACTCGCACGGCGCGAAGAGAAACTCGTCGATGTCGATGCAGGTCAGCCAGCGTGCCTTGCAAGAAGGTCTCCAACTCGCGCGCCGCGCTCACGCTCGCGGGTGGGCAGCGCGCGATCACGGTGCCTACCAGCCGCGCGAGAGTCTCTCGACCACGTCCTTGCGCGACAGCACCTGGGCGCACTTCTCCCACGGTTCGCCGGACGGGTCGACGGTGTCGGCGTAGCGGATGTCGAAGGCGTTGGCGCGCTGGCGGCGCTCGATGAGCTCGCTCAGCCGCAGGTCGAGCTGTTCGATGTCGGTAATCCAGTCGTCTTCGATGACGTCGGGCAGCGAGCCGAAAATGTCGTAGCGGTCGCGCATGCGTGCCGACAGCCGCTCGTAGACCTGCTCGTCGCGGGTGCCGTGGTAGACGAGGTTGAGCATGTCGACGCTGTCGCGCGTCTGGCCGAAGCGCTTGATGCGGCCGAGGCGCTGCTCGAGGCGTGAGGGGTTCCACGGCAGGTCGACGTTGATGAGCGTGCCGAGGGTCTGGAGGTTGAGGCCCTCGCAGGCGGCGTCGGTCGCCACCACCAGACGCAGCTCGCGATCGCGCACCGCCCGCTTGATGAGCTCGCGCTCGACGCTCGCCTGGCGCTCGTCGCACAGCATGCGGCTGCGGCTCGCGCCGGCGTAGAGGCCGATCGGCTCGCCGGGCAGCTTCGCCGCCAGCGCCTCGGCGACCCAGCGAGCGGTGTCGTAGAATTGGCTGAAGATGATGCAGCCGTGACGCAACCAGAGCGGCGCACCGGTCAGGTAGTGCACCACCGCTTCGAACTTCGGATCGACGGGACGCTCGCGCAGGTGACCGAGCACTCGCTCGAGCGCGTCGCGCTCGGCGTCGGTCAGGTCGCTCGGCACCGGCGGCTGATCGTCGTCGTCCTCCTCCGCTCCGCCGTCTCGGCCGAGCAGCGTCAGCGCGGTCGCCTGGCCAGCCGCCAGGCTGGAGCAGATGCGCTGCAGAAGCAGGCTTTCCATGAAGCCCGCCGCCCGCGCCCGTTGGCCGAACAGGTCCGTGAACTCCTGCGCCGCCGCATAGGCGGCGTCGATGGCGCTGCCGGTGAGTAGTCCCTGACCGATGAACAGCGCCGACTGATCGGCGCGGCGCGGGTGGATGTCGACGGCGATGCGCGGCAGCAGGCCGCGCGCCTCCAGCGTCGCCCGCTTGCGCAGGATGGTGTGGCGGACGATCGGATTGTGGCGCTGGAAGAAGCCCAGTCCGTTGACGGTTCCCTCGAGGCGCTCGCCCAGCTCGTCGCGGGTGAAGCGGTCGACGGCCGTGAGGTCGCGACTGCTGAATGCCTGCGCATCGCCGATCCCGAGGTCGCTGCGGACGTGGTCGAAGAGCGGATCGTCGGCGCGTGGCGGCAGCGGGTTGCGGATCAGATCCCAGGCCTCGTCCTCGTCGGTGACCCGCCGCCCACCGGTCACCAGGTCGAGGGCGGTGCGCGGCGAGCGCCAGCGGCTGCCTGGCCGGCCGAGCACGTGCTCGGCGCCGCGCGCCAGCACGTCGAGCAGATCCCACAGCTCGGCGACGTCGGTCTGCACCGGCGTGGCGGTGCCCAGCAGGACGTGGCGGGCGTGCTCCGCCGCCGTCTGCATGAAGGCCAGGAGGTTGTTGGGCTGACCGGCGTTGCGCCCGACGCCGCCGGCGCGCCGGGCGCGATGCGCCTCGTCGAGCACCAGGGTGCCGTAACGCCGGCCGAGCAGGTGCTCGCGCTCGGCGGTCGGCTGGAAAACCAGGCCGGTCGAGACGATGCCGATCTGGTATGGGCAGCGCGCCACGTCCTCGGCGCCACGCGTGCGGATCTCGTGCCCGGTGTGGTCGAGCCAGGTCTTACGGCGGGTCCACACCGCCGAGGGGACGCCGAGCTTGTCCCACAGCTCGACCTGCCATTGCTGGGTCAGGGTCGCCGGACAGAGGATCAGCACCGGGCCGTCGCCGAGCAGGCTGGCCAGCACGGCCGCCGCCGCCAGCGACAACGTCTTGCCCAGGCCGACCTCGTCGGCCAGCAGCAGCCGCACCGCTGGATGGGCCTCGCGGTGTTGCATGAACAGCGTGACGAAGGACTGCTGCCACGGCATCAGCGCCTCGCCGCGCGCATAGATCGGCGCCTCGGCCATCGCCGCGGCCGCCACGGCGTCGGGCGGCACGTCCTCGACGCGGCGGAACTCGACCCGTCGGGCGCAGCGGTCGACCTCGTCGATGATCGCCTCCGGCAGCGGGATGCCCTGCGCCCACAGGTACTCGAACTCCTGGCGCACCCAGGTCACCGCCGCCGGGTCGTCGTCCTCCCAGACGATCTCGTAGTGCTCGCCCCAGCCCGGCCGGGTCTCGTTGTTGCTGCCGATGAACGCCAGCGCCGAGCCGTCGCGCTGCTCGATCACCCCTGCCTTGCCGTGCAGGAAGGGCGTCGTCGTCCGGCCGACCACCCGCACCTGCAAATTGCCGCGCACCAGCAGCGCGTGGAGCTTGCGGTAGCGGTCGCGGCCGAGCACGCTCTCCGCCTCCGGCGGCCGCTCGAACCACTTCTCGCGCAGCGCCATCGCCTGCTGCGCGGCGCTCCTGGCCACCGACAGGTCGCGCGGATCGAGGTCGCTGTTGCACACCACCCGCACCTGCTCGATCGCCGCCAGGTCCTCGTAGACCAGCTCCAGCAGCGAGCTGCGGAAGTAACCGGCGATACGGTCGTAGCGCCGCGCGCCGAGCAGCCGCTCGCGCAGAAAGAGATGGTCGAGGCGGCCCTGCCGCGACGAGAAGCGGCGGATCATGCCCCCAGCCGTTCGCCTCTCACCAGGTCGCGCAGCACCCGCGCCGCCGCCGCCTCCTCGGGCCGCAGGCGCGCGAGCGTCGCCGCCAGGTAGGCCGCCACGGCGATGATCTCGGCGCGCCGGGCGAGATAGCCCGGCACGTTGTCGCGCAGGTGGCTCATGACCTCGTCCGCCTCCACCTCGGTCTCCAGCTCGAACAGCGCGTAGAGCACCGCCCGCAGCAGCGAAGCGCCGAAGCCGTCACCGCCAAAACCGGCGTGCTTCAGGTCGCGCGCCGACTTCAGCCGCGCGTCGTTGGGCCGCATGCTGGCCATCAGCGACTGCCAGTCGCCGGCGCGGAAGGCCTTGGCGAAATTCTGGTAGGCGTCGAGCTTGCGCCCGCCGCGCGCCTCGCGGTCGAGCATGCGCAGGTAGAAGCGCTCGGCGCCGACCAGCCGCTCCCAGACCTTGGCGTCGAGGCCGTCGGGCACCAGCACCTCGTTGGCGATGCCGACCGCGAAGTCGATCAGCTCGTCGACGATGCCGCGCTCGCCCTCGACCCGCGGCCGCAGCGCCTCACGCGTCATGTCGGTGCCGTCGATGGTCGTGTAGCCGGTCAGCACCCGCAGCGCGGCGGCGTAGCCGGCCATCTGCAGGTCGTCGTCCGAGAACAGGTTCTCCGCCCGCCCGGCCGCCGAGGCGCGCTGGTTCAGACCGACCATGGTTTCGATCTGCCGCCGCACCTCGTCGCGCACCTCGAGCACCAACTCGTCCTTGTAGGCGCAGCGGCCGTCGCCGCGCTTGCGCAGTACGAGAATCACGGTGCCCTGCACGTAGCCTCCCTGCTTGAGCTCCGAGTTGGTCTCAGTGGCAATGTACCACGCCGCCGTCACCCGCAGCGCGGCCGCCCAGAAGATGCCCGCCATGTCGCCCCACACGCCGGTATCCTGATGGGTGAACATGACGATCTGCAGGCCGTTGTCCGGCATGTGACCGGCCAGCGCTGAGTAGGCAGTAACCATCTCGCGGCGGAAATCCTCGCCCGCGCCCTTGATGGCGAGACTGCGCCGGCTGTCCCATACCCAGTCACGAAATGGCGCCGGCGGATTCCGGCGCAGCCAAGCGATGAAGTACTCGGTGATCTCGTCGTAGCTATTGAGTCTCGCAGAATATAGTGACGGGATCTAGAACAGCTCCGCTTGCTGCCAGAAGGCGGTCACCAGCGTGGGGCGGCGCTGCATTCGGCGCAAGGCGCGGCGCGCCACGGTGGTGAGCTGCGAGAAGTCCTTCGGACAGAAGTTGGGCAGCTCATGCTTCTTCCAGTACCCCCAGATGTATTCCACGGGGTTCAGCTCCGGCGCGTAGGCGGGCAGGTACTCCAGGTGAATCGCGCCGCGCTGGCGAGCGATGAAGTCCTTCACCAGTCGACTGCGGTGCTGCCGCAGCCCATCCCAGATGATGAGCAGCTTGCCGGGGAGGGCCCGTTGGAGACGGCCCAAGAAGTCGACGATCTCCGGACTCTTGATCGTGCCGGGGTACAGCCGGAAGTAGAACTGCCACCACGTTACGCCCGCGATCGCCGAGAGCGTCTTCCAGTGGAAGTGATACTGGAGGACCGGGGTCTGCCCCCGCGGCGCCCATGTCCGACAGCGGTGCGGGCGCTCACTGAGTCCGCTTTCATCGATGAAGACGATGGTGCGCCGCTCGCGGCGGGCTTTTTTTTAAGGGCGGGCCAGTGCTCGCGTTTCCACCAGCGGATACGGGCTTCGTCGCGCTCCAGGGCGCGCCCGGTCGGCCGCTGGCAGCTCCACCCGAGCTGCCGGAGCAAGCGCCAGACGTGGCCGGGATGGAAGCGCTCCGCGAACTCCTGCTCGATCAGCTCCGCGACGCGCCCGGTGGTCCACAACCCGGTGGGGTATCCGAGCGCTTCCGGGCCGCGCTGCAGGGCGCGTTCGAGCTGGCGGCGTTGCGAGGCGGTCAGGCGCGGTGGGCGCCCCGCGCGCCCCGCCTTCTTCAGCCCGGCCCGCCCGTGGGTCGCCAACTGCTGCACCCAGCGACTCACCGACTGGCGATGGACGCCCACCCGCCGCGCCACCTCGGCCGGTTTCACCCCGGCCTTCAGTAACCGCGCGGCCTCCAGTCGCCGCCGTTCCAACTCATCAAAATCCCGCTTCACCCCCGCCGGATTTCCCATGGATCGTCGTGTATCACATCCGCCGCTCAATGTCACTATATTTTACGATACTCAATAACGGCATCGGCATAGGGTGGATCGGTAACATGCAGGTCGGAGTCGGTCTGCCAATCGGACGCAGGAGCCGTAACGATAGAACGCACATTGCCGCTAAGGAGCGGGAAGCTCTTCACTTCGTTCGCCAGAACGGACTCTCGCATGTGATGGAACGATTTCGCCCCGTAGTTCCAAAGCACGTTCAGGGCTTGGTTGTAGAAGACCTGTTCGACCGAATCCCCAGGCAAGCCGCCACCGGGTGTTAGTCGAGCCGATCCCACATGCCAGCGGCAGAGTCGCCCCGAACGGTCGGCGAGCGTACAAATGTCGAACGCCAGCGCACCCGCGACCTCATCGTTGTCGCCCTCCGCCCGGCAAGCCTCGCCGTACATCGCGTTGCAGAGCAGGCTGCGCGGCGTGAAGAGGTGGTGCCAGTGCGTCCAGCCGCGCTCCCGCAACAGCCGTGCGGTCTCGTCCCCAGGCTCGATGGCCATGTCGGGGACGAGCCCCTGCGCTTGCCAGCCGGCCAGGTTGGCGCGGACGATCTCCTCGATGCGCCGCTCGCGCGCCAGGTCGGCTTCAGTCACAGAGCGGAAGAAGATCTCTTCGCTTTCA
It includes:
- a CDS encoding DEAD/DEAH box helicase, with amino-acid sequence MIRRFSSRQGRLDHLFLRERLLGARRYDRIAGYFRSSLLELVYEDLAAIEQVRVVCNSDLDPRDLSVARSAAQQAMALREKWFERPPEAESVLGRDRYRKLHALLVRGNLQVRVVGRTTTPFLHGKAGVIEQRDGSALAFIGSNNETRPGWGEHYEIVWEDDDPAAVTWVRQEFEYLWAQGIPLPEAIIDEVDRCARRVEFRRVEDVPPDAVAAAAMAEAPIYARGEALMPWQQSFVTLFMQHREAHPAVRLLLADEVGLGKTLSLAAAAVLASLLGDGPVLILCPATLTQQWQVELWDKLGVPSAVWTRRKTWLDHTGHEIRTRGAEDVARCPYQIGIVSTGLVFQPTAEREHLLGRRYGTLVLDEAHRARRAGGVGRNAGQPNNLLAFMQTAAEHARHVLLGTATPVQTDVAELWDLLDVLARGAEHVLGRPGSRWRSPRTALDLVTGGRRVTDEDEAWDLIRNPLPPRADDPLFDHVRSDLGIGDAQAFSSRDLTAVDRFTRDELGERLEGTVNGLGFFQRHNPIVRHTILRKRATLEARGLLPRIAVDIHPRRADQSALFIGQGLLTGSAIDAAYAAAQEFTDLFGQRARAAGFMESLLLQRICSSLAAGQATALTLLGRDGGAEEDDDDQPPVPSDLTDAERDALERVLGHLRERPVDPKFEAVVHYLTGAPLWLRHGCIIFSQFYDTARWVAEALAAKLPGEPIGLYAGASRSRMLCDERQASVERELIKRAVRDRELRLVVATDAACEGLNLQTLGTLINVDLPWNPSRLEQRLGRIKRFGQTRDSVDMLNLVYHGTRDEQVYERLSARMRDRYDIFGSLPDVIEDDWITDIEQLDLRLSELIERRQRANAFDIRYADTVDPSGEPWEKCAQVLSRKDVVERLSRGW